The following proteins are co-located in the Rhodococcus opacus B4 genome:
- a CDS encoding ABC transporter substrate-binding protein has product MNRIRRRLCMASVTAVAVVLTACGGPPPVPDTKNLDELYQAAKAEGEVVWFAPKPEAQMKPAIDAFEKKYPGIEVRYTNKKAPDLVTQLNVEQAAERVTFDVSNAGGLTVLPSQSMAAQVDWASYEVPGDQIFADDFVYVWAVPKVWAYNTDALAPNEVPASWDDLLDPRWDGGKLSVESRGSFMTVWAQDPALGTDAGLDYASRLAELNPHYTENTTQAHTLVVSGQTPVGTDLINLVLEDESKGAPIAVAPVGPTNANKSYLFVADGAPHPAAGRLLTAFLASEEGQSALVDTYNSAIPTNTDCTDAATNRVIGALCAAGVEWFGETNLEQYEQFSEYFPEVEEALGTNVN; this is encoded by the coding sequence ATGAACCGCATTCGGCGCAGGCTCTGCATGGCCTCGGTCACGGCAGTCGCCGTCGTCCTGACCGCCTGCGGCGGTCCGCCGCCCGTTCCGGACACCAAGAACCTCGACGAGCTGTACCAGGCGGCCAAGGCCGAAGGGGAGGTCGTCTGGTTCGCGCCGAAGCCGGAGGCTCAGATGAAGCCGGCCATCGACGCGTTCGAGAAGAAGTACCCGGGGATCGAGGTCAGGTACACGAACAAGAAGGCTCCCGATCTGGTCACCCAGCTCAATGTGGAGCAGGCCGCCGAGCGTGTGACGTTCGATGTGTCCAACGCGGGCGGGCTCACGGTATTGCCGTCGCAGTCCATGGCGGCGCAGGTCGACTGGGCGTCCTACGAGGTGCCCGGCGACCAGATCTTCGCCGACGACTTCGTCTACGTGTGGGCGGTGCCGAAGGTCTGGGCCTACAACACCGACGCCCTGGCCCCGAACGAGGTGCCGGCGAGCTGGGACGACCTGCTCGATCCGCGATGGGACGGCGGAAAACTCAGCGTCGAGTCGCGCGGGTCCTTCATGACCGTGTGGGCCCAGGATCCGGCCCTCGGCACCGACGCCGGTCTCGACTACGCGTCCCGGCTCGCCGAGCTGAATCCCCACTACACCGAGAACACCACGCAGGCCCACACGCTCGTCGTGTCCGGCCAGACACCGGTCGGGACCGACCTCATCAACCTCGTGCTCGAGGACGAGTCGAAGGGCGCACCGATTGCCGTCGCACCGGTAGGCCCGACGAACGCCAACAAGTCCTATCTGTTCGTGGCCGACGGCGCACCGCACCCGGCGGCGGGTCGCCTGCTCACGGCGTTCCTCGCCTCCGAAGAGGGCCAGTCCGCGCTGGTCGACACGTACAACTCGGCCATCCCCACCAACACGGACTGCACCGACGCCGCAACCAACCGCGTCATCGGCGCCCTGTGTGCCGCCGGCGTCGAATGGTTCGGCGAAACCAACCTCGAGCAGTACGAGCAGTTCTCGGAATACTTCCCCGAGGTCGAAGAGGCCTTGGGCACCAACGTCAACTGA
- a CDS encoding amidohydrolase family protein: MIIDCHGHFTTAPPALGQWRERQIKAFEESGSRVSPDELHIGDDEITAAIEQGQLKLQLERGTDLTLFSPGAGKMAHHYGDEQTSLVWSQVSNDLIARVCGLFPDRFAAVCQLPQSPGDALASSIRRSAAELERCVEELGFVGCLLNPDPSDGYWQAPPLTDRIYYPLYEKMVELDVPAMIHVAMSRNPAIQGTCAHYLNGDTAAFMQLCQSDLFTDFPTLRLILPHGGGAVPYHWGRYRGMMQDQGRPPLQESLLRNVFFDTCVYHKRGLELLTDIIPAENVLFASEMIGAVRSVDPETGHRFDDTKALLDSIDSISDDDRQAIYGGNALKVFPRLASRVTNHDKQEEIAR, translated from the coding sequence ATGATCATCGACTGTCACGGCCACTTCACCACCGCGCCACCCGCGCTCGGACAGTGGCGCGAACGCCAGATCAAGGCGTTCGAGGAATCGGGCTCGCGAGTCTCACCCGACGAGTTGCACATCGGCGACGACGAAATCACGGCCGCGATCGAACAGGGGCAGCTGAAGCTCCAACTCGAACGGGGTACCGATCTCACGCTGTTCTCCCCCGGCGCGGGAAAGATGGCCCACCACTACGGCGACGAGCAGACCAGCCTGGTGTGGTCGCAGGTCAGCAACGACCTCATCGCCCGGGTGTGTGGCCTGTTCCCGGACCGTTTCGCCGCGGTGTGCCAGCTTCCGCAGTCGCCCGGGGACGCGCTGGCCTCCTCCATCCGCCGGTCGGCGGCAGAGCTCGAGCGCTGCGTCGAAGAACTCGGGTTCGTCGGCTGCCTGCTCAACCCGGACCCCTCCGACGGGTACTGGCAGGCGCCGCCGCTGACCGACCGGATCTATTACCCGCTCTACGAGAAGATGGTGGAACTGGACGTGCCCGCGATGATCCACGTCGCGATGTCGCGTAACCCCGCCATCCAGGGCACCTGCGCGCACTATCTCAACGGCGACACCGCGGCCTTCATGCAGCTGTGCCAGTCGGACCTGTTCACCGACTTCCCGACGCTGCGGCTGATCCTGCCGCACGGCGGCGGCGCGGTGCCCTACCACTGGGGCCGCTACCGCGGGATGATGCAGGACCAGGGCAGGCCGCCCCTGCAGGAATCGTTGCTGCGCAACGTCTTCTTCGACACCTGCGTCTACCACAAGCGGGGTCTCGAACTGCTCACCGACATCATCCCCGCCGAGAACGTGCTCTTCGCCTCCGAGATGATCGGCGCCGTCCGCAGCGTCGACCCGGAGACCGGGCACCGCTTCGACGACACCAAGGCGCTGCTCGACTCCATCGACTCCATCAGCGACGACGACCGGCAGGCGATCTACGGCGGCAACGCTCTGAAGGTGTTCCCCCGCTTGGCAAGCCGCGTCACCAACCACGACAAGCAAGAGGAGATTGCGCGGTGA
- a CDS encoding 4,5-dihydroxyphthalate decarboxylase: MNTLSVALGDYRHVQALLGGDVEVNGYEVNPVEVTPIIGAYRRMIRDLEFDVCELAPTSYLMALQAGVPLTGIPVFLNRRFHHADVQCGSASGIRFPADLKGKRIGVRAYTVTTGVWMRGILRDEYGLDIDTVKWVVDDDDHIEGRAPANVERVTDGRSLGELLRAGEIDAAFSGNAGTGRAGAPRAGWSAAAEQPATEAGPYPLFPDHEVLATDWYLRTGIYPLHSVIAIRKELVDRDPALPTALYAAFAESKRRQIEADPQWSALPRLGKQANQIQGDPIPYGLDANDASVRALVKYSRDQGLLDPDFTTDPHQVFAKGDYPDA, encoded by the coding sequence ATGAACACGCTCTCGGTCGCACTCGGCGACTACCGGCACGTGCAGGCCCTGCTGGGCGGCGATGTCGAGGTGAACGGCTACGAGGTGAACCCGGTCGAGGTCACCCCGATCATCGGCGCATACCGGCGGATGATCCGCGACCTCGAGTTCGACGTGTGCGAACTCGCGCCGACCTCCTACCTGATGGCGTTGCAGGCCGGGGTTCCGCTCACCGGTATCCCCGTCTTCCTCAACCGCCGCTTCCACCACGCCGACGTGCAGTGCGGTTCGGCGTCGGGAATCCGCTTCCCCGCCGACCTGAAGGGCAAGCGGATCGGTGTCCGCGCCTACACCGTGACCACCGGGGTGTGGATGCGCGGCATCCTTCGCGACGAGTACGGCCTCGACATCGACACCGTGAAGTGGGTCGTGGACGACGACGACCACATCGAAGGCCGCGCTCCCGCGAACGTCGAACGCGTCACCGACGGCCGCTCGCTCGGCGAGTTGCTGCGGGCAGGGGAGATCGACGCCGCGTTCAGCGGCAACGCCGGCACCGGACGTGCAGGGGCACCGCGGGCGGGGTGGTCGGCGGCGGCCGAGCAGCCCGCGACCGAGGCCGGGCCGTACCCGCTGTTCCCCGACCACGAGGTGCTCGCCACCGACTGGTACCTGCGCACCGGGATCTATCCGCTCCACTCGGTGATCGCGATCCGCAAAGAACTCGTCGACCGCGATCCGGCTTTGCCCACCGCCCTGTACGCCGCGTTCGCCGAGAGCAAGCGCCGTCAGATCGAGGCCGATCCGCAGTGGTCGGCGCTGCCGCGACTGGGCAAGCAGGCCAACCAGATCCAGGGCGATCCGATCCCGTACGGTCTCGACGCCAACGATGCGAGCGTGCGCGCGCTCGTCAAGTACTCCCGGGATCAGGGTCTCCTCGATCCGGACTTCACCACCGATCCTCACCAGGTGTTCGCCAAGGGCGACTACCCGGACGCCTGA
- a CDS encoding HpcH/HpaI aldolase family protein, whose protein sequence is MARLNSVIGALESGQHAFAAFAAPEPAAALDFATSDYDGLVFEAEHKPWDATTLRDSLQYLLNRRRIFEAGTLAPSPTPLIRVPVNGAEHGQWHAKQALDLGAYGIVWPHISRVDEARNAVAACRYPRLPGAERFDPPGLRGDAPAAAARYWGLSNDEYYAKADVWPLAPEGEILVVIQIEDQLGIENLPAILEQVPGIGLILIGEGDLSQELGVPRQLDHPLMVEARSRIVKICHEHEVVVGHPHVTTSNVEQVLDEGYRFLMSAPVRSYPGLELGRKLTGRS, encoded by the coding sequence GTGGCAAGACTCAATAGTGTGATCGGTGCGCTGGAATCGGGGCAGCACGCCTTCGCGGCGTTCGCTGCTCCCGAGCCGGCGGCAGCGCTCGACTTCGCGACGAGCGACTACGACGGCCTGGTGTTCGAGGCCGAGCACAAACCCTGGGACGCAACGACGTTGCGGGACAGCCTCCAGTACCTGCTCAACCGGCGACGGATATTCGAAGCCGGCACTCTCGCGCCGTCGCCCACCCCGCTGATCCGGGTTCCCGTCAACGGTGCCGAACACGGGCAGTGGCACGCGAAGCAGGCTCTCGACCTCGGCGCGTACGGAATCGTATGGCCGCACATCAGCCGGGTCGACGAGGCGCGCAACGCGGTCGCGGCCTGCAGGTACCCCCGACTGCCGGGCGCGGAGCGGTTCGACCCGCCGGGCCTGCGCGGCGACGCACCCGCGGCCGCGGCACGGTACTGGGGCCTGTCGAACGACGAGTACTACGCCAAGGCCGACGTGTGGCCGCTCGCCCCCGAAGGCGAGATCCTCGTCGTGATCCAGATCGAGGATCAACTCGGCATCGAGAACCTCCCGGCGATCCTCGAGCAGGTGCCCGGCATCGGTCTCATCCTCATCGGTGAGGGCGATCTCAGCCAGGAACTGGGCGTGCCCCGTCAGCTCGACCACCCGCTGATGGTCGAGGCCAGGAGCCGGATCGTGAAGATCTGTCACGAACACGAAGTCGTGGTCGGCCACCCGCACGTGACCACGAGCAACGTCGAGCAGGTGCTCGACGAGGGCTACCGCTTCCTCATGTCCGCGCCGGTGCGCAGCTATCCCGGCCTGGAACTGGGCCGCAAACTCACCGGTCGCTCCTGA
- a CDS encoding amidohydrolase family protein: protein MDIVDTHCHIISDDVTRYPRAPIGGTQSSWATTRPVTAEGMVERMDEAGIAQAVLVQATTAYGYDNSYVLDSRTQRPDRFIVVGTVDPLRPDAADNLAAAVGDGGLAGVRLFTSGSTVPTQGEWFAAPETYPFWDKATELGVTVCLQMRLGPATEQLHVLLRRFPSVRVLLDHMGYPDIAASPTEAGETVAELAVHPGLHLKLTHRNLERLHDAGTKAAGFLDPVLESFGAHRIAWGSNLPAAEQSLPELVALAQEVLSEVPEPERREIFAGTARRLYSGLAG from the coding sequence TTGGACATCGTCGACACCCACTGCCACATCATCTCCGACGACGTGACCCGCTACCCCCGGGCCCCGATCGGCGGGACCCAGTCCAGTTGGGCGACCACCCGCCCGGTCACCGCCGAGGGCATGGTCGAGCGGATGGACGAAGCCGGGATCGCCCAGGCCGTACTGGTACAGGCGACAACCGCCTACGGCTATGACAACTCCTACGTACTCGACAGCCGGACCCAGCGGCCGGACCGGTTCATCGTGGTGGGCACGGTCGATCCGTTGCGGCCGGACGCCGCCGACAACCTGGCGGCCGCAGTCGGCGACGGCGGCCTCGCCGGGGTCCGGCTGTTCACCAGCGGCAGCACCGTGCCCACCCAGGGCGAGTGGTTCGCTGCGCCGGAGACGTATCCCTTCTGGGACAAGGCCACCGAACTCGGGGTCACGGTGTGCCTGCAGATGCGGCTCGGCCCGGCAACCGAGCAACTGCACGTGCTGCTGCGCCGGTTCCCGTCGGTCCGGGTGCTGCTCGATCACATGGGGTACCCCGACATCGCCGCCTCACCCACCGAAGCCGGCGAAACGGTGGCGGAGTTGGCCGTTCACCCCGGCTTGCACCTCAAGCTGACCCACCGCAACCTCGAACGCCTGCACGACGCCGGCACGAAGGCCGCGGGTTTCCTCGACCCGGTGCTCGAAAGTTTCGGAGCGCACCGGATCGCGTGGGGTTCCAACCTTCCCGCCGCCGAACAGTCGCTGCCCGAACTCGTCGCCCTCGCACAGGAGGTGTTGTCCGAGGTTCCCGAGCCCGAACGCCGGGAAATCTTCGCGGGCACGGCGCGACGACTGTACTCCGGCCTGGCCGGATAG
- a CDS encoding SRPBCC family protein — protein sequence MIKIDEEIAVPAPPGRVWAVISDPTDVVSCINGAELGQFHDDGSFDGTLVVKFSAIRVRFGARMSLELDEPAWEGRLSARGRDGQGATRFTAHANFRITEDHAGGARVQVTGEVALAGKLASVIEAGAGAVVSRMTNDFTDELVRRCAGDTAVVPAPSRPTVWARVRAWWLRTIHKRQSEQSGVASGKTQ from the coding sequence GTGATAAAGATCGACGAAGAGATCGCCGTACCCGCACCGCCGGGGCGCGTGTGGGCAGTCATTTCCGACCCCACCGACGTGGTGTCGTGCATCAACGGCGCCGAACTCGGCCAGTTCCACGACGACGGCTCGTTCGACGGCACGCTGGTCGTGAAGTTCAGCGCGATCCGCGTGCGCTTCGGGGCCCGGATGTCGCTGGAGCTGGACGAGCCCGCCTGGGAGGGGCGGCTTTCGGCGCGCGGACGGGACGGGCAGGGCGCGACGCGGTTCACCGCGCACGCGAACTTCCGGATCACCGAGGACCACGCGGGCGGCGCACGGGTGCAGGTGACCGGCGAGGTGGCCCTCGCGGGCAAGCTCGCGTCGGTGATCGAAGCGGGCGCCGGCGCCGTGGTATCCCGCATGACCAACGACTTCACGGACGAACTGGTGCGCCGGTGCGCCGGGGACACAGCGGTCGTGCCGGCGCCGAGCCGGCCGACCGTGTGGGCTCGCGTGCGCGCCTGGTGGCTCAGGACCATTCACAAGCGACAGAGCGAGCAGAGCGGAGTGGCAAGTGGCAAGACTCAATAG
- a CDS encoding amidohydrolase family protein codes for MFTVDTHTHIISPDTDTYPADPLGGHRSTWSQERPTDIDGLLRAADDAEVDHLVVVQASTVYGFDNSYVADQLSRHPDRLSGVCSVDFLSPKVVDDLHHWIDERGFSGVRIRAADGTTAVPTPGRGLDDERMAPVWQFLSDRRVPVCIQMHAQHAPILAGLLQQYPGLTAILDHAGRPQLDAAPYPSAPGVPQLSETGRVFIKLTPPAVLRAQRESGSAAPVVRTLIDEFGAANVMWGSNFPASAGSLSELHDLITEQLPALDATDLALIAGGTAGRLYGLAHGSAVTTAAKEC; via the coding sequence ATGTTCACCGTCGACACACACACCCACATCATCTCGCCCGATACCGATACCTACCCCGCGGATCCGCTCGGCGGCCACCGATCCACCTGGTCGCAGGAACGGCCCACCGACATCGACGGCCTCCTGCGCGCCGCCGACGACGCCGAAGTCGACCATCTCGTCGTCGTCCAGGCCTCCACGGTCTACGGATTCGACAACAGCTACGTAGCCGACCAGCTCTCGAGGCACCCCGACCGCCTCAGCGGGGTCTGCTCGGTGGACTTCCTCTCCCCGAAGGTGGTCGACGACCTCCACCACTGGATCGACGAGCGGGGCTTCTCGGGGGTCCGCATCCGTGCCGCCGACGGGACGACCGCGGTCCCGACGCCCGGCCGCGGACTCGACGACGAGCGCATGGCGCCGGTCTGGCAGTTCCTCTCCGACCGCCGGGTGCCGGTCTGCATCCAGATGCACGCCCAGCACGCTCCCATCCTCGCCGGACTTCTCCAGCAGTACCCGGGACTCACCGCGATCCTCGACCACGCGGGCCGACCGCAACTGGACGCCGCGCCGTACCCGAGCGCGCCCGGAGTTCCCCAGCTCAGCGAGACGGGCCGCGTGTTCATCAAGCTGACGCCGCCTGCCGTCCTGCGCGCGCAGCGCGAGAGCGGATCCGCGGCACCGGTGGTCCGCACGCTGATCGACGAGTTCGGCGCGGCCAACGTCATGTGGGGGTCGAACTTCCCCGCCTCGGCCGGGTCGTTGTCCGAACTTCACGACCTCATCACGGAGCAACTGCCGGCACTCGACGCCACCGACCTGGCGCTGATCGCCGGCGGCACCGCAGGGCGGCTGTACGGGCTCGCCCACGGCAGCGCTGTCACCACCGCCGCGAAGGAATGTTGA
- a CDS encoding ABC transporter permease produces the protein MQSGTPLSTGGRPPTGTHPPTGTRPRRTSVRPEPTDEHHPKRRDRVLVGVNIAIGAIIAYLMLFPLGMLLFSSLKDSETKLPFQVPGFTFANFTAIFSSKRLVEVALNSLIFVVGTVGLALVISVSLAYLFERTDMPGRRFLAPSTLAPMAVPATVMAVAWVLAANPTNGPIAIVIERISGFTIDIYSLPGMILVAGIFGVPGMYIMLAPTFARLNLEFEEAAATAGAGWWTRTRKVVLPLTMPGITAASMLLVVIALEEFAIPAILGMPDQIYVFSSLIQASLQPPSGLANYGQASAYGIMLVLLSLVMIAVYRRQTRESHRFQVVGGKGYRATPVRLGRWRIPIFATVFLYVFVAIIVPILTLVWTSLTPYLQPISLDNLGALSLANYTAIFTNPSLSQAVLNTLVISLITATLTAGFALWLALAASRGGRIGRALFDISFLVFAIPAVVLGMAVLFLYLYMPFPIYGTIWIIIIAFTTRYVPRGSRMIQTALLQLDKGLEEVGRVSGASKGVVLRRVVFPLVAPAVSSTWLWVFAHSLGELPIALLLSSSDNRTVVVLLWDMIGESANYPEASALAVLLLALSAVSVWWVNRRGVQKHI, from the coding sequence ATGCAGTCCGGCACCCCGCTCTCCACCGGCGGACGCCCGCCCACCGGCACACACCCGCCCACCGGCACACGCCCTCGGCGAACCAGCGTCCGCCCCGAGCCCACCGACGAACACCACCCCAAACGCCGGGACCGCGTCCTGGTCGGCGTCAACATCGCCATCGGCGCGATCATCGCCTATCTCATGCTCTTTCCCCTGGGCATGCTGTTGTTCAGCAGCCTCAAGGACAGCGAGACGAAGCTGCCCTTCCAGGTCCCCGGATTCACGTTTGCCAACTTCACCGCGATCTTCTCCTCGAAACGCCTGGTCGAAGTCGCGCTCAACTCGTTGATCTTCGTGGTCGGCACCGTGGGGCTGGCTCTCGTGATCAGTGTCAGCCTGGCCTACCTGTTCGAACGCACCGACATGCCGGGCCGCCGATTCCTCGCGCCGAGCACACTGGCCCCCATGGCCGTGCCGGCCACGGTCATGGCGGTGGCCTGGGTGCTGGCGGCCAACCCCACGAACGGTCCGATCGCCATCGTCATCGAGCGGATCTCCGGGTTCACGATCGACATCTACTCGCTGCCGGGAATGATCCTGGTAGCCGGAATCTTCGGTGTGCCGGGGATGTACATCATGCTCGCGCCGACGTTCGCCCGGCTCAACCTCGAGTTCGAGGAGGCCGCGGCCACAGCGGGCGCCGGATGGTGGACACGGACCCGCAAAGTGGTTCTGCCCCTGACGATGCCGGGAATCACAGCGGCCAGCATGCTGCTGGTGGTCATCGCGCTCGAGGAATTCGCGATCCCGGCCATCCTCGGAATGCCGGACCAGATCTACGTGTTCAGCAGCCTCATCCAGGCCTCGCTGCAGCCGCCGTCGGGACTGGCCAACTACGGCCAGGCCAGTGCCTACGGCATCATGCTGGTCCTGCTGTCCCTGGTGATGATCGCCGTCTACCGGCGCCAGACCCGCGAGTCGCACCGGTTCCAGGTGGTGGGGGGCAAGGGATACCGGGCCACGCCGGTGCGGCTGGGGCGATGGCGGATCCCGATCTTCGCCACCGTCTTTCTCTACGTATTCGTCGCGATCATCGTGCCCATCCTGACCCTGGTCTGGACGAGCCTGACCCCGTACCTCCAGCCGATCAGCCTCGACAATCTGGGTGCGCTCAGCCTCGCCAACTACACCGCGATCTTCACCAACCCGAGCTTGAGCCAAGCAGTCCTGAACACCCTGGTGATCAGCCTGATCACGGCCACCCTGACTGCCGGGTTCGCGCTGTGGCTCGCGCTCGCGGCGAGCCGCGGCGGACGCATCGGCCGGGCACTGTTCGATATCTCGTTCCTGGTATTCGCCATCCCCGCCGTGGTACTGGGCATGGCGGTGCTGTTCCTCTACCTGTACATGCCCTTCCCGATCTACGGGACGATCTGGATCATCATCATCGCGTTCACCACCCGGTACGTCCCGCGCGGGTCCCGCATGATCCAGACGGCCCTGTTGCAACTCGACAAGGGACTCGAAGAGGTGGGACGTGTCTCCGGCGCGTCGAAGGGCGTCGTGCTGCGGAGGGTGGTCTTCCCACTCGTCGCCCCCGCGGTGTCGAGTACGTGGCTGTGGGTGTTCGCCCACTCCCTGGGTGAACTCCCCATCGCGCTGCTGCTGTCCAGTTCCGACAACCGCACCGTCGTGGTGCTGCTGTGGGACATGATCGGCGAGAGCGCGAACTATCCCGAGGCCAGTGCCCTCGCAGTCCTCCTGCTCGCCCTCTCCGCCGTCTCCGTCTGGTGGGTCAACCGCCGTGGCGTCCAAAAACACATCTGA
- a CDS encoding thiamine pyrophosphate-binding protein has translation MKVYEALAAAFAAEGTTDVFGMMGDANMHWMNALATRGTRLYEVRHEGAGLSMAHGYARASGRPGVVTTTSGPGTAQLATSMIVASRARIPLVAFCGETPLGDTGAVQYLDQRRFAAAIECEFLQVTRAESAAEVVQRAFYLARTQSRPVMISAPFDVQLQEFEDDMPYVPSTELLRAPKLLPHPDRIQQACEIIGASKRVVIVAGRGARNAEAGEQILALQRRTGALLATTLQAKNWLSAETDYHVGIAGLFGSRLAMELLQEADCVVSVGASLNHYTIESGYLFPEAQFIQIDTAPHLVMGNGQVADCYMQADAITALDALTGALGVRGIEMEGFHTPDVHGRLTAPLIDPAEFCSQPGLLDPREAISVIDAELPGEIGLVLGSGHQTDFGTMLFQRSREITSNYGMFGAIGQAPLLTIGTVVANGGKPTFVVEGDASFLMHLSEFETACRYKLPVLVVVMNDEGLGAEYHKAKAKGLDPELAVIPTPELGTVGKALGGGGATVRTTGELRAALAEYVRDPRPTVIDVRITRDVLSVPYRRMQYGEDV, from the coding sequence GTGAAGGTATACGAAGCGCTCGCAGCAGCGTTCGCCGCCGAGGGCACCACGGATGTGTTCGGCATGATGGGCGACGCCAACATGCACTGGATGAATGCCCTGGCCACCCGCGGAACGCGCCTGTACGAGGTGCGCCACGAGGGTGCGGGTCTGAGCATGGCGCACGGGTACGCCCGCGCATCCGGCAGGCCCGGTGTCGTGACGACGACGAGCGGGCCCGGTACCGCGCAGCTGGCCACGTCGATGATCGTGGCGAGCCGTGCACGCATCCCGCTGGTCGCGTTCTGCGGGGAGACGCCGTTGGGAGACACGGGCGCCGTGCAGTACCTCGACCAGCGCCGGTTCGCCGCCGCGATCGAGTGCGAGTTCCTCCAGGTCACCAGGGCCGAGTCGGCCGCAGAAGTGGTGCAGCGCGCCTTCTACCTGGCCCGCACCCAATCCCGGCCGGTGATGATCAGCGCTCCGTTCGACGTGCAGCTGCAGGAGTTCGAGGACGACATGCCGTACGTCCCGTCCACCGAGCTGCTCCGGGCCCCCAAGCTGCTACCGCATCCGGACCGAATCCAGCAGGCGTGCGAAATCATCGGGGCGAGCAAACGAGTCGTGATCGTCGCCGGGCGCGGCGCCCGCAACGCCGAAGCAGGCGAGCAAATCCTCGCGCTCCAGCGTCGCACCGGCGCCCTGCTCGCCACCACGCTGCAGGCCAAGAACTGGCTCAGCGCCGAAACCGACTACCACGTGGGGATCGCGGGACTGTTCGGGAGCAGACTGGCGATGGAGCTGCTGCAGGAGGCCGACTGCGTGGTGTCGGTGGGCGCAAGCCTCAACCACTACACCATCGAGAGCGGATACCTGTTCCCCGAAGCCCAGTTCATCCAGATCGACACCGCACCGCACCTGGTGATGGGTAACGGTCAGGTCGCCGACTGCTACATGCAGGCCGACGCGATCACCGCCCTCGACGCCCTCACGGGCGCGCTCGGGGTTCGCGGTATCGAGATGGAAGGCTTCCACACCCCCGATGTGCACGGCCGGCTCACGGCCCCGCTGATCGACCCCGCCGAATTCTGCAGTCAACCGGGCCTTCTCGACCCGCGCGAGGCGATCTCGGTGATCGACGCCGAACTTCCCGGCGAGATCGGGCTGGTGCTCGGCAGCGGACACCAGACGGACTTCGGCACCATGCTCTTCCAGCGGTCCCGCGAGATCACCTCGAACTACGGCATGTTCGGCGCCATCGGCCAGGCCCCGCTGCTGACCATCGGCACCGTCGTCGCCAACGGCGGCAAGCCGACGTTCGTGGTCGAGGGCGACGCAAGTTTCCTGATGCACCTGTCGGAGTTCGAGACTGCCTGCCGCTACAAGCTTCCGGTGCTCGTCGTCGTCATGAACGACGAAGGCCTCGGCGCGGAGTACCACAAGGCCAAGGCCAAGGGCCTCGACCCGGAGCTCGCCGTCATCCCCACCCCCGAACTCGGCACGGTCGGGAAGGCACTCGGTGGCGGCGGCGCGACGGTCCGCACGACCGGCGAACTGCGCGCCGCGCTGGCCGAGTACGTCCGCGACCCGCGGCCCACCGTGATCGACGTACGCATCACCCGCGACGTGCTCAGCGTGCCGTACCGGCGCATGCAGTACGGCGAAGACGTATGA